The Neobacillus sp. PS3-34 genome has a window encoding:
- a CDS encoding DUF4383 domain-containing protein, which produces MAKKFARILGVIFVVTGIVGFFFPLEKVFDLTTTHNIVHLATGIIALLVSGSETNSAAFSKIFGFIYLLVAIVGLFTHSFIGIHFLVADNILHFVIAFASIYVGYASSMKQNS; this is translated from the coding sequence TTGGCCAAGAAATTTGCGAGAATATTAGGTGTCATTTTTGTTGTGACGGGCATAGTAGGTTTCTTTTTTCCCTTAGAAAAGGTTTTTGACCTAACGACGACGCATAATATTGTTCATCTTGCTACAGGAATCATCGCTCTGTTAGTAAGCGGAAGTGAGACAAATAGTGCAGCATTTTCAAAAATCTTTGGGTTCATTTATCTACTCGTAGCAATAGTAGGTTTATTTACTCATAGTTTCATAGGAATTCACTTTTTAGTTGCTGATAACATCCTGCACTTTGTCATTGCTTTTGCATCAATCTATGTCGGTTATGCTTCTTCAATGAAACAGAATAGTTAA
- a CDS encoding DeoR/GlpR family DNA-binding transcription regulator: MFSDERRQQILKMLEQNERVLAKDLAELFQLSIDSIRRDLSIMEDQGLLKRTHGGAIPVPIVRTMPSPPSIRYGEANAYQNAIAKTAVSYIHENQTVFIGGASIHFAMVKYMPKEFPFTVLTNSIEIACQLKNFENVQIYLIGGHVKNSGNITDALANEFARQFTVDLCFATAGALSSEGLSTASPEVSIFHKTVYDHSQKIIALIEHNKFGVDMFSRMYPLDGLDLIITDEETTADKLELIRAKDVEVLVAK, encoded by the coding sequence ATGTTTTCAGATGAAAGAAGGCAGCAGATATTAAAGATGCTCGAACAAAATGAACGTGTATTAGCAAAGGATTTAGCAGAGTTATTTCAACTATCGATTGATTCGATCAGACGGGATTTATCCATTATGGAAGATCAGGGGCTTTTAAAGAGGACACACGGCGGTGCGATACCTGTTCCAATAGTAAGAACCATGCCTTCGCCGCCTTCCATACGCTATGGGGAAGCGAATGCATACCAAAATGCCATTGCTAAGACAGCAGTTTCCTATATTCATGAAAATCAGACGGTTTTCATCGGGGGAGCTTCCATTCATTTTGCCATGGTCAAATACATGCCGAAGGAATTCCCATTTACGGTTTTGACAAATTCTATTGAAATTGCCTGTCAATTAAAGAATTTTGAAAATGTGCAAATTTACCTCATTGGCGGGCATGTGAAAAATTCAGGTAATATCACAGATGCATTAGCAAATGAATTTGCTCGTCAGTTCACGGTTGATTTATGCTTTGCGACAGCTGGAGCTTTATCCTCAGAGGGATTAAGTACAGCTTCACCAGAAGTTTCTATTTTTCATAAAACGGTATACGATCATTCACAAAAGATAATCGCATTAATCGAGCATAATAAATTTGGTGTAGATATGTTTTCAAGAATGTATCCATTAGATGGTCTGGACCTAATCATAACTGATGAAGAAACAACTGCTGATAAACTTGAACTTATTAGAGCCAAGGATGTTGAGGTCTTAGTGGCAAAATAA
- a CDS encoding GNAT family N-acetyltransferase, whose product MYKIDINLPISNHEVPELRELVGWGRRDKDFPALFERCNFWAGARDENDKLIAFGYITGMGLEHGYMEDIIVHPDYQKKGIGVNLVKDLLQEAKRFGLGIITVSYDPENENFYKTSGFTAGLGGVCYLD is encoded by the coding sequence GTGTACAAAATCGATATTAATCTGCCGATATCCAATCATGAGGTACCAGAATTAAGGGAACTTGTTGGCTGGGGAAGACGAGATAAGGATTTTCCAGCACTATTCGAACGGTGTAATTTTTGGGCTGGAGCCCGAGACGAAAATGATAAACTAATCGCTTTCGGTTATATAACAGGGATGGGCTTGGAACATGGCTATATGGAGGATATTATCGTACATCCTGATTATCAAAAAAAGGGAATTGGCGTAAATCTAGTAAAAGACCTTTTACAGGAAGCTAAACGATTCGGTTTAGGAATCATTACCGTTTCATACGATCCAGAAAATGAGAATTTTTATAAAACAAGCGGCTTCACAGCTGGTTTAGGTGGAGTGTGTTATTTAGATTAG
- a CDS encoding GNAT family protein gives MFLHKIDEEVTLKLMEMNDAERVFELTDQSRNHLREWLPWLDFTKKVEDTKGFIQGCLKNFEENKSLNTVILYNDKIVGVAGYNSINWSNKTAYIGYWLGDEFQGKGIMTKVAKALTDYAFSDLRLNKVEIRAAVGNKKSRSIPEKLGFTNEGCIRQAEWLYDHYVDHVVYGMLAEEWNNER, from the coding sequence ATGTTTTTACATAAGATCGATGAAGAAGTAACCTTAAAGTTAATGGAAATGAATGATGCTGAAAGAGTGTTTGAGTTAACAGATCAATCAAGAAACCACTTACGCGAGTGGCTGCCTTGGCTTGATTTTACAAAAAAAGTCGAGGATACAAAAGGGTTTATTCAAGGGTGTTTAAAAAATTTTGAAGAAAATAAGAGTTTGAATACCGTTATTTTATATAATGATAAAATCGTTGGAGTCGCTGGCTACAACAGCATAAATTGGTCAAACAAAACGGCATATATTGGCTATTGGCTTGGAGATGAATTCCAAGGAAAAGGAATCATGACCAAAGTTGCCAAGGCATTGACCGACTATGCATTCAGTGATTTAAGGCTTAATAAAGTAGAAATCAGAGCTGCTGTTGGGAATAAAAAAAGCAGGAGTATTCCTGAAAAATTAGGATTTACAAATGAGGGATGTATCAGACAAGCTGAGTGGTTATATGACCATTATGTTGACCATGTCGTATATGGAATGCTTGCTGAAGAATGGAATAATGAAAGATAA
- a CDS encoding Lrp/AsnC family transcriptional regulator, with translation MDDVDKKILYELQLDGRKTMRELGKIVGLTAPAATERVKKLEDRGVIKNYTISVDPHKLDKIISAYILFDTDKCKQFVEFCHSCEDVMECHRLAGQYSYLVKIVTSSVASLEQFIDSTMKYGKSSTLIVLSTPIESNVITS, from the coding sequence ATGGATGATGTCGATAAAAAGATTCTTTATGAATTGCAGCTGGATGGCAGAAAAACAATGCGCGAGCTGGGGAAAATCGTCGGGTTAACCGCACCCGCTGCAACAGAACGGGTTAAAAAACTCGAGGATCGCGGAGTCATTAAGAATTATACGATTTCTGTAGATCCGCATAAACTTGATAAGATTATTTCAGCTTACATCTTATTCGATACGGATAAATGCAAGCAGTTTGTGGAGTTTTGCCATTCCTGCGAGGATGTAATGGAGTGCCACAGACTTGCCGGGCAGTACAGTTATTTGGTTAAAATCGTCACTTCATCCGTTGCTTCTCTGGAACAATTCATCGATTCCACGATGAAGTATGGAAAATCTTCTACACTTATTGTTTTGTCTACACCAATTGAATCGAACGTAATAACAAGCTGA